A single genomic interval of Hippea jasoniae harbors:
- the ftsH gene encoding ATP-dependent zinc metalloprotease FtsH: MSPVYRNAFLWMIIIMLMVLLFNMFNTKNYTYSNLDYTHFVSLVDSKQIKAAHFEGNYAYITTTDNKRYKTYVPDVKTVADKLVKEGVDVNLKPKENNSLLTNILIYWAPMLVFIFLWFYFMNQMNRGGGRALSFGKSNVRMFISDPKNRITFKDVAGVDEVKDELLEVIEFLKNPKKFTKIGAKIPKGVLLVGAPGTGKTLLAKAVAGEAGVPFLTISGSDFVEMFVGVGASRVRDLFNQAKKNAPCIIFIDEIDAVGRQRGAGIGGGNDEREQTLNQLLVEMDGFQTDTNIIVMAATNRPDVLDPALLRPGRFDRRVVVPKPDVRGRLEILKVHTKKIPLGEDVDLEVIAKTTSGFVGADLANLVNEAALIAARRNKTKVEMEDFDLAKDKVLLGPERKNVIISDREKRITAYHESGHVVVAKMLPNTDPVHKVSIIPRGMALGVTQQLPEDDKYTYDKEYLLNRIAVLMGGRAAEEVMIGSITTGAGNDIERATDIARRMVCEWGMSSLGPLHLSDENKEVFLGRDIAVRRTFSEETARQIDAEVRKIVEEGYMIAVNIIKENREKIEKLAQRLLEKEVVEAKEIDEILGLEDDRAA, from the coding sequence ATGTCGCCTGTATACCGCAACGCATTCTTATGGATGATAATAATTATGCTGATGGTTTTGCTGTTTAATATGTTTAATACCAAAAACTACACCTATTCAAATCTTGATTATACGCATTTTGTCAGTCTTGTTGACTCAAAGCAGATAAAAGCGGCGCATTTTGAAGGCAACTACGCCTACATTACGACAACGGATAATAAGCGGTATAAAACATATGTGCCGGATGTTAAAACTGTTGCAGACAAGCTTGTTAAAGAAGGTGTTGATGTTAATCTAAAACCCAAAGAAAACAATTCTCTACTTACAAATATACTAATCTACTGGGCACCGATGCTGGTGTTTATTTTCCTGTGGTTCTATTTTATGAATCAGATGAATAGAGGGGGAGGAAGGGCGCTATCGTTTGGCAAAAGCAATGTCAGAATGTTTATAAGCGACCCAAAAAATAGAATAACATTTAAGGATGTTGCAGGTGTTGATGAGGTAAAAGATGAACTGCTTGAGGTTATAGAGTTTTTAAAGAACCCGAAAAAGTTTACAAAGATAGGGGCAAAGATCCCAAAAGGCGTGCTACTTGTTGGTGCACCTGGAACAGGTAAGACACTTTTAGCCAAAGCTGTTGCAGGCGAGGCGGGTGTGCCGTTTTTAACGATAAGTGGTTCAGATTTTGTCGAGATGTTTGTGGGTGTTGGTGCAAGCAGGGTTAGAGATCTATTCAATCAGGCAAAGAAAAATGCACCATGTATTATATTTATTGACGAGATAGATGCCGTGGGCAGACAAAGGGGTGCTGGAATAGGTGGAGGCAACGACGAAAGGGAACAGACGCTTAACCAGTTGCTTGTTGAGATGGATGGCTTTCAAACGGATACAAATATAATTGTTATGGCTGCCACAAATAGACCTGATGTACTTGACCCGGCACTGTTAAGACCGGGCAGATTTGATAGAAGAGTTGTTGTGCCAAAGCCTGATGTAAGGGGTAGGCTTGAGATTTTGAAGGTTCATACAAAAAAGATTCCCCTTGGAGAGGATGTTGACCTTGAGGTTATAGCCAAAACAACATCCGGTTTTGTTGGCGCAGACCTTGCAAATTTGGTCAATGAGGCTGCCTTAATTGCCGCAAGGAGAAACAAAACAAAGGTAGAGATGGAAGATTTTGACCTTGCAAAGGATAAGGTTTTACTGGGTCCTGAAAGAAAGAATGTAATAATAAGCGATCGAGAAAAACGGATAACTGCATACCACGAATCTGGTCATGTTGTTGTTGCAAAGATGCTTCCAAATACAGACCCTGTTCATAAAGTAAGCATCATACCGCGCGGTATGGCTTTAGGTGTAACGCAGCAGTTGCCAGAGGATGATAAATACACCTACGATAAAGAGTATCTGCTCAATAGAATTGCCGTATTGATGGGCGGTAGGGCAGCTGAGGAGGTTATGATAGGCTCTATTACAACCGGAGCAGGCAACGATATTGAAAGAGCAACAGATATCGCAAGACGGATGGTGTGTGAATGGGGAATGAGTTCGCTTGGGCCTCTTCACTTATCGGATGAAAACAAAGAGGTGTTTTTAGGCAGGGATATAGCGGTAAGGAGAACATTTTCAGAAGAAACAGCGCGCCAGATAGATGCTGAGGTGAGAAAAATAGTAGAAGAAGGCTACATGATAGCCGTAAACATCATTAAAGAAAACAGAGAAAAGATAGAAAAGTTAGCCCAGAGGCTGCTTGAAAAAGAGGTTGTCGAAGCAAAAGAGATAGATGAGATATTGGGGTTGGAAGATGATAGAGCTGCTTAG